The Gossypium hirsutum isolate 1008001.06 chromosome D03, Gossypium_hirsutum_v2.1, whole genome shotgun sequence genomic interval aaggtgtggctagtggagttggtggtggaaaaggagtggctagttgagaaaagtttaagttgtgggctaggtttttttattttgatttgggcttagggtttgggccattggggttttgatgtaaatttggctttgggtagttaagattttgggttttgggtttaattttagtgggttaggtaaggctaaattgggttttgatgtaaatggactaaaattggcctacaacataCCATATGTGGGTTAGGTCTAGTTAGGAGTGTAAATGAGATACTAGTGCTCACAAGCTACTCgagtttaactaaaaaaaattcgaattcaaCTCATGAGCCTTATCgaacttttcaaatttttatattattaaattacattatcaCCCTTAATATTTCTTAAGACAAATAGCTCGATTATATCTTGAGGCAAActcgaattaaaaaaaattgatcgatttcaagtcaaattttaaattaaaacttgATACCATTCGAACATGACCAGACTTGATTACCCCTATCCTAATTATACAAATGTAGTAATTGATTTAAgcattaattattatattatttctgTAAAAGACAAGCATGTCAAGTTAATGTAAGAAATAGTGGCATGATTATGCTTAATCCACCGCCGACTGGATATTTAATTTGGTGTTAAGAAAGGTGCGTTACATGCATATAATATATGTgtgtattgaattttttttcttctttcacgTTTTAATATGCTcaacattattttaatttaaagtgttatttttatgtaaatatgatgtgattaaaaataaataaaatttagtaaaaatacaataatatttcatattaatgagatttaaataaaattataataaaaatataaatctatTTTGGGTACCTAATTCTATACACAATTTCAGAAGTTGTTATTTGATACTTTAAAACGTGGTGAAGAAATAAGTATTCCTAATTAATTTGTTTAGCATTATCTTTTGTGAAACATCATTATGTATTTTATTCTTCATGGcaataaattttgattggaatCTATTCTCAAAAGTTtttaagaggaaaaaaaaaagcccttaaactattataatatatttaatcaagtccttatatttattttatagataaaTTATAAGCTCctaaactattataatatatttagtaCACTAGCGGTGgaaatttttaatttcacaagTAGATTTGAAATTTTGTCATGTATTCTTAAgttgtatttaaaaaattttaaaaataaataaatagggcATATGTCAAAATCTCAATCTCAATCTCAACCCTGATTATACAGTTAAAAGCTTCAGCatatgtgtttaataagatatttagattaaatgtttGTAACTgataaaattattgtaaaaaatttaaagataataataacaaaatgttTTAGTTAAAATTAAGGGTTGTAATGGGTAAACATATATAGATTAGGGgtttatttaacaataaaaataagcaTAAGGGCTTGTTTAAACATGGTATAGTAGTTTGCagggcttatatatatatatacacatgcataTAGAGGGAGATATGCTTatacaatataaaattaaagtaattttacatatttttgtaACTATTTATATGATTGATATTTTAACGACTCGATAGTTATATCATCCAAAAGTAATAGGTAAAGATgaagttaataaatattaaatggttaaatattttgttactcCAAATTTTAcagaatttgagatttagtccctatactttaaaagttaaaaaataatcctgcactttttttaatttaaaaatcctaGTCCAACTATTATCATCAATAATAGTTTTTTGTCAAAATTgtcaacttaacatgtttatttttatcaattatatGCCACGTCATATAAGGGTAGCCTAATGAACATATGAAGTTGACAAATTTTGATGGAAAATACcaacaattttaataattggATTGGaatttccaaataaaaaaagtagaacttattttttaactttttaagtacaaggattaaatctcaaatttcatGAAAGTAGAaggactaacaacatattttaaccatattAAATACCATTAAGCTCTAAATTTAGAATaagaagcaaaataataataatattgtaaCTTATGACATTGTTGGAAGGAGCAATCACAAACACCGAACATAAACCTTAATATGAAcatggagaatacaaaaaaaaaagttaacataTGCCATAAGTCcctatactcttcacaaatttagaatttaatcactttacttttatttttaggaatttagtccctttattttttagatttcaaaatttaagtctaaCTGTTAATTACACTGTTAAAACTACTTTGCTAAATTTAGGTTAATTACaacactatttttttttatttcaatatatcacatcaacaaatttaacataaaaatgtaACAATACTAGCAATTTGACCtaatttaaaatctgaaaaataaaaagacaaaattcCTAAAAACAATCAACAGCTCCATCTTGAACAGACTCAATCTTTGCCCTAAAATCAGCCACTTTGTTTGCTTCTGTTGAAATCTTAGCAAACATCCAAACCACCGTTAACATTGACATTAATAGAAGCTTTGCTTATAGTGAATaagtaatattaaattaaaacagccattaatctttaattaaccAGGATTTGGGACAAAATAGAAAGATCGAAGGTTTGTTGAGCCGGCGTCACCCTCTTGTTTATTACATGTTATTAATCAGAGGCTTCGACGGCTGCTGGCTGGTAAGGTTTCCACATTTCTGCTGCAAAATGTTGTAATACAGTGgactaaaaaaaatgttttagaaataaattttgtGCAAATTGCGCCGACAGGATTATGTGAGTGCTTAATTTAGCATTATTAGACGGCTAGTTatagtaataaaaaatagttGTTGAAAATGCAATCAATTGTCAACCttggaataaattaaataaataaataatcctaAAATTTGGCTCAATATTTTAAAACTAGATAGGGTCAACCTAATTAATTAATGGGTGTTTCTACAAATATCAAAAGGTGactgattaattaaaattatcattttattttgggagaggaatcaaatttttaattgactttcattaatttaaacataattaatttaattaagggattttgggtGGTTGTCATTTGGATTCCTTAcaacaaaaacatatatatatatataagcttataAATAAAGCTGTGTGATATTCATTTTAAAAACATGTGGTGGATGACAAAATCGATGGGTAAAACTATCTTTAACGTCCTTGTACTACAGGGACTAGATTAAATTAATCCCttaattaaatagattaatttctTCCTtaccttattaaaaataattaaataaattcaaattgtaATAGAATTAATACTTACCGTATAAAATATGTCttgaaattttttagttttttaattacaGTTTAATTCCAAAACAAAAGATTTTATTTATagaatcataaaaattttaaaaatattaattctacTAGACAATAAATGACATTTTCTAAATAGTAAATGATTTGTTCTAGTGAGTTATTCAgttatttaaatgaatgtttgAATTGCATCGGTCAGTCGAATCGGTTGAATCAGAAATCGATCAAGATATCAATTCAGAGAGAGACATAAAACCGTTGACTTGCGAACCAATACAAGCTagttaaacatttaaaaaatatatttttatgaagtttttaatgatttatttaattaaattatacgaAACGGTCAGATCGACAAACTATCGACGTAACCAATTTAACCATTGATCCAGTTTTGAAAATCCTTGGTTATTTGATGCTTTATGAATGTaatgaaagatttttttttttcatatttaaagttCATGTTTGTTTTACTATTCATAATTGTCcctttcaaaaataatataatgattgattttgatatatcaaatttCTAATAAATTTCTCAAACTCTAGAACCTAGATTTTTATtgaaatagttaaaaaatattCCCAACTCAAGTTTGATTGAAATGGGGTATTTCTTCGAATTGTAACGTTATTCATCTCATAAGATTTGAATGCAGTCAAAGATAAAATCAGGTTCTAATTTCGCCCACacaattatatttttagtttctttaaaatgttaataatttaataattaaatttaaaattataatttataccctaaaaaataataaaattaatttacaaaagaataaaacatttaaattttatgtaaaagGATGAGGCAAGGCATAATGGCATTACGCACACTtagttttagaaaatgaaaaaacTGCCAAATGCCGGTACAACAACAGTTGCAGCATCCCATAATTCAGTTGCTTATACACTTCTTCAAGATTTTTCTCTTTAAAAAGTGGATAAAGACAACAGCGGATTTGGTCGACtcattaaaaataaaaccaaCAATTTTCTTACGTCATAATTATGATGAAAGACTACTACGTTCACATTATTAAACCCTGTTATTTCACATGTGTTTTTGTTGACAGTGTGAAAGAATGTTCTTAGATGTAAGAAATTTTGTATGTGATAGCAGACAATTATATTTAGGTATTGTATGACTTTAATTTGggaaatatattattaaatgcataatgttatattttaactaaaattttaattaatagattaagaaaattaaaattttgaataaaactgTGAATAGGTGGGGGGTTGGATTTGTCATCAAAGTTCAAATTTACTTTTGTTCAGTGGATCGATGGAAATGAAGTGACCTGGTTCAAATAACCCATGGAAGGGAAAAAGATAGTCATCCACGGAGTCGGCAGTCGCAAATGGTGACCGGTTTGGGGCAGACGAAGTGGCACGTTTCCAAATCCAAGTAACCGACAACAATGTTTTTTTGGAAACATATTAGAAAATAAACAGTAAATCCCAACTCTACACGTGCCCTTTTCCACTATAAACTCGCCAACTACGATGTTGATTTTCTGACTAATCATTTTTTGCCCCCAAAAAGGAAGTTTCTACTTTTCCCCACCACTGTCTATGTTGCATTTTCAGCCATAAAATCTAGAGTTTGGATTTCAAACTTAGAAgatgaaattgatttaatttttataaattataaatgaggGAATTAATTTTCCTGGATCATGAGAGAAGGTAGTAAAACTGACCTTGGTCCCATGGTCAAATGGGAAAACAGTCATTTACCCTctcttataatataaataatttgcttttgaataaatggaaattttatatttttggatgtaatttaagcattttagtacaatatttaattttggttgttcaaaaattttataattttaacttgacctccttaaataaaatttatgtaagcaatcataaactataaaaaaatattacttttttatGGATAATCTTGAACTTcgagatattttaattttcatgatTTGTAAGAGAGGGATAGCCGTAAACTCCAAAAACATTTTGTTTTCATTGACTATAAGGGAGGGACAGCTATGAATCTCAAAAAGATTTAGACTcatgtgaagtactattttaaattaagaaataaagtACCATGTGCCAAATTTTGTTTTATCCTCTGAATTTCAATTCTATACATGAATCGGAGCTAAATAACATTCTAGGTAATAATGTTTCGACAAAATtcacaagaaaaaggaaaaaaaatggttAGAAAAATCATTCACGTCTGATCCAAATCAGACAAGTTCTTTGTCGTGGTTTATGTCATGTAATAAGGGTGAAGAATCTTTGGAATCCGAATCAGCTTTGTTGTTGTCATTATCATCCACAGGGACGGCCCTGGTCAGTTCTTGAGCTCTCTTGGCTTGAATGTCCCAGTTGGTTCGACTCACAACCAGCAACATGGTCACCATACACGACGCTTGTGCGGCTAAAAGCCCAAGCCAAAGACCTTTGAAATCGAACCAGACGAAGAAACTTAACCACACCGCGATCGGCATCCCGATGAGGTAAAAGCATCCTAGGTTGATGTTTGCTCCTAGTTTTGGTCTCGCGGTGCCTCTTAAAACACCACACCCGGTTGTTTGCGGGCAGTTTCCGAGCTCGCAAAGGCCGAGAATCGGCAACACCGTTGATGTCAAAGCAATGATCTCCGGGTCTTGGGTGAACATTGTAGCCCATTTTTTCCTAACCAGTATAGCGAACAGCAATGCCGAAAGTCCTATCATTGAGCTCGAGGAAAGACCAACGATCGCAGCCAGTTTAGCCTTGTTTGGATTGTTAGCTCCGAGCTCGTTCCCGACTCTAGTCGATACACCGAAGCTTAACGACGATGGGAAAATGTATATCAACGAAGTGGTTTGAATCAAAATCCCCATCGAAGCCACGGTTGCTTGCGGGTTCAACAACAAACCACAAAGCAAAATCATGATCTCGTACCACCACCATTCGAGACAAACCGAAATGCAACTCGGGATCGATAAATTCAACAaatctttccatcctttcaagcaCTCACACGAGATCCCGCCCCACGTTTTCTTGTACACGCCAGAGATTTTAACGTAAACGATCAACGACAACACGAGGTTGAAATTTGTCCAAATCGATCCTAAAGCGACGCCTTTGATCCCGAGATTCAAGACCGAAACGAGCAAGTAGTTGATCGGAATGTGAAGGAGGATAGCCAAAGTAGAACAATATGTGAGAGGCAGAGTTATAGATTGAGCCCTCAAATATGTTCGCAGAGGATGTAAAAAAGATTGTGCTAAAAGATCCGGCAAGCAATAAAGAATGTAAGAATGAGCTTCATTGGCAATGTTTTCATCTTGTCCGCAAAAGAGCAGAATCTTTTTCATGTTGGACCATAAAGAAGCTATCAAAATTGAAGTCAATAAAAGCACAAGTATCATTCTTTGCATGGTGAGGCCAAGTAGTTTGTATCTTTTAGCACCAAAAGCTTGGCCACAAATGGGTTCCATTCCCATGGCTAAACCGGAAAGAACCGAGTAACCGGTGATGTTGGCGAATCCGATAGCGAGCGAACCGCCGGCTAAAGCTAGTTCCCCTAAACGACCAAGGAACAACATGGAAATCATGGAACGAGAGTAAAGCAAAAGACCTGTTAATACCATAGGCAAAGCTATATTGGATATACACTTTGCTTCTTCAATAACAAGAGACAGACATGTCTTTTGTGGTGTTGGGTTCTTGGGATTCAAAAGTGTTGCTAACATGTCTGTTTCTTGTACTTCAATGGAAGTAACCTTTCCATGGTCCAAACCCTGTTTGCAGCACATGATTGAGAGAGGATTTTTTTGGGGTTAACGAACgaatgagagagagagaaagagagaagggTAAGTGATGATGGGATTGGCTGCTGAGCTTTGGTGGGTTTTTATGGTGTTTTTAGAGACAGAGGGGGAAACAGTCCACAATCAAGGACGGCAGttttataaacaaaagaaaaataacgAGGGGGATGGAAAAAGAGATTATAACAAATTAGGGGTTTCAAAGTCTAATTGAAAATTGGTTTAAGGGAAACACAATTCAAGCCTTCCTTTTCTGACCGACCGTGAGATGTTTACTGTTGGGTTTGGGGCCTGCAAATGTGTGAAACTATTTATCTCTAAACATTTCTACATCAAATCTCAAATATGCTTTACAAGTGTCATGTATTTATGCGAGGACCTGtttttaaactatttcactttGTTTAATAAAGTTCTAAACATGGTCAATTTCTACTTTTGCCTCTTCTACTATTCTTATCtttaagatttagtatttatatcttaatttagtataatttaatcatttactttGATAATGTCATAGTTAGCGTAAAATGTACTTAAGCTGCCCACTGAAATGTTAAGATTTCTTTGGTGAGTGAAGACGATCCTCTTTCTGAACCCTTTAAGGCTCTTGGTGGAGGCGAGAGGCAACTTTGGAAATAAAATCGAACATAGACACTTTGGGCCAGACAGCCTGGCAAACTTGGTAGGCTTGGCTCGAGCTTAGAGAATATTAATTTGTCTccttcaaataataaaaatatttttaaatttaaatttaattataaaaatatataaaaacaaattgaaTAGTGAAGTGGGTTTTTTAGGCAAGcttaagcttgaaaagtttttGGAATAGGGTCATGGCTTGGCTTGACCGACACATGAATAGATCTACTCGGGTTCAATACCAGACATGTTGAGGAAGTTTGTTGGACTTCAACAAATGACACTTGATAAACTTCTTCTTGAGCTGTCAAAATACcctaatataaaaatatcatgatacattaattaatacatatataatatgaatacatgaatatattaaaatttgtaaacataaggatccataatttaatttaaattataaaaattaaattaaattataaaatatattaattttaattttaattttttaatagtaaaacGAGTTTATGATTGTGTCAGCCCAGCCCGAAACAAGCTTGATCTGGAAAACTTTTTGAAAAATCAAGCCGCAACCCACCTACCGATGGATAGTTCTATATTTGATATATTgacaatgaaattttttaaattgtggAATTTAAATCCACCATGaattccatttatttatttttattcttttaatcattaattaaaaacacATTATAATTTGAACCCGTGTGTTGGCCTGTTGGTCAGGGTGTTTATTATCTTAAGTGTAGCCTTAATTTAAGTCGCGCTAGTCATATTATTGTTAGCGCTTTACCCTCCtattataattcaccaaaaacaaaaacatattaatttaagtTTCAAGTTTTGATGGAATGGTTAATGCTGTATTGTTTTTATGTTTCTAAGGTTCGagggaacaaaaataaaaagttttggacgGTTATAAGTGGACCCAAATTGCAACACACATGGAGCTTGACTTATTTGTTGTTCAACCTTAATTAATTCTCTAACTTTATTCCACCACTAATGGGATTGGTTTGGTTGCTTTTGTTTTAATAGAAGTGTTTAAATCCATTTTGGTTTATGTTGGATAATAAAAGGacataaatattcttatatgtaTGGCATGGGCTATGCCTTTAAAAATGGTGTCACATCATTTTtactttaatgattttttatgatGGGTTTTCAcctatttcttttatatactTGTGTTGATTTGTGATTAGTTCGAAAGTTAAGAGTATTCATTTTTAAGATTTATTAGAGTTTGAATCCTCGAAAAAGTAAGTGATAAGTTGGGTAATTCTTATCATAAGTGTGTGagtattaactttaattaacaaCCTTAACACAAATATATTTTCTCTAAAATACACTTTGCATTTTCATAAAAACAATTTTGATATTACCAATGAGGTCTTGACACGATTGGTAAAAGTTAAGATTTCAAACTTTAATTGGTTGAGTTCAAGCCTCCTTCCTATTTTGTGCGTATATCTTGTGTgggttttatcttttattttcctaTTCTTTATATATTGTACATTGTGTTGGTTGGATATTGGTGAATGTACCTAAGAGGCCTCTTTATTATAAGGTCAATTTagaatagagttaacatttactatataaatattttgaaaatttttatgatttcataaataattttttttatatgccaACTTTGTCACAATTTAgacttatttaaattttttaataatatagagattaaattgatccATACAATAATAAATGGACCAATACttcaaagaaaatatataaaaaaggatgAATTCAGACTCAAAATATAAAtggatttaataaaaaatatgaggCTGGGGTGGTTTGCCACATTATCCCTAAGATTTTTGTCTTGAAGCAAGGGTCGGCCGGATGTCGACGATGGCAGCGTCCAAAGGACACTTGAGTTTAAATACAAAAAGCTCTATGTGACTGACCCCATCACTGACCACCTACGGACTATGGACGGTGGCACGCGGTCGCTTACATGCCGTTACCAAGCCTCCTGCACGTCTCTTCTTTGGCTAGCATCCAGTTCCACTATTATAAGTAGCGTTGaagctatttttttttaaaacgttaaaattaagttatatatttttatcataataaaaatattattgtattattttattaatttatatatttatatatttataattttaaaaaattaaagtaaatttttattattttcagaaGTTAAAAcgtagttttattattaattaaaaattttataaattataaataattaaaacttttcattttacgGAGGTTGAAATTCCTGGCAATCCCTTGACTCTACTTTTGATTCTGCAATAAAATCTTATTCTTTCACCATTCCTATAAACATGGTAAAAACAAAaagattttatgaattttatccttttgcatataaattatttaaattattgaattattaatttttattatttctaagcATATAAGTTGGTGAATTATTTGTGAATTCTTCCCTacttttaatcatataaattgtTGGGTGATTTGTGAATTTATTGGATTTACTTTTTAAATTGTTGTTGATATACAATTGGATAAATTAATTGTTATAAGAGAGATGAATAAATAAGTTTGATTACGCAATTCGAAAATTTCTTATATTAGTAGGactttaacaataatttattataaatcaaCAAACATAATACGTGATATAAGTCAAATTGAAGACCCACCCCATGAAATCTTTCTTCCTAAAAACTTAATTGTAAATTGATCAATAAAGTCGTTTACTTACCTTGAATTTGTACTTAAAAAGTTCCTCACTTGAACAAAATAAACTCTCTCTCTCACTCTCATACAAAAACGAAAACAAGTTTATGTTTAAGGcataatgatttttttgatcTTCCAACTTTACAGAAAAAGTCACTTTAGCCCTCTATTTAGTCATTTGTCTCTTTTAGcctttaaacttgtatttttttatcaaatcaccccaaaataaatggaaaagttgacctttgttaactttgctactgacaaaaggaaacaaaaaaaataaatgaagaattaaaatgaatttttttaagaaaattattataCCAATATTGAAATAAGCATATTATGATTAGTCTAATTGCCACCAAAGTAGAAATGTTGAGGTAgaattttatgtaaaataaatgCAGACCAAACTCATCAACATCAAATTTATTTGTTGTATGTGAGAAAGGGAAGTGAGCTCATGGCTCGAGATATTTACAAGTTTAATGCTTTTGAAGGTCCCCCCCACTTTGAAGTTCCAAATCCTGAAATCGAGGCCTAAAAAGTGTCGAATTAAACTAATTTTCCCTGTTCTGATGTTAGTCTTTTCTTTTGTATTGGCCCCAAGATCAACATGAGCTTTGTTGTTTGAATTATGTGTCACATGATGATGATGAACTTCTTTGTTAATTAAGGGTTCAATTTCTTAATTCTAATTTCTGTTCTTATCTTAGTATGCAATTTGTGaactttaatataataaaaagacaTTGGTTAGTTTAATCACACCATAACAAAATTGGAGGTCAAATTGGTAAGGAGATTGATTCATTAGTTCAATAGCTCTGACAGGTTAAACAATTTGGCATTTTAAATAAGAATGTTAAACTAttgaaaatatatacatttaattgaagTGTTAATTGTATTAGATGTagttaaactaaattttaaaatgttttaattaaatcttTAATTGTAATTCTAATTAGGGCCGACCTCCTAAAATTTTGAGAAActatgttttttcttttaaattttttattttaaaagtgcCTTTTTGAAGTTATAAATAACGATAAACAAACCGTTTTTGAAATCAAAAGTGCTTGTGAACCTAAACATAAATGCACTTTTTTCTAGCGTTTGTGTGTTTTACACTTGAGAAGAGTGCTTTTTAAGTCAAATGATATAATTAatctttatttataatttaatatatcgaatataaaatttatttcagatatttaaattatatatttaaatttatagtggttatattttaatctttaaaagataatttatttatttcaaattaaaatgtacaaataattaatattaattacttaaaaatattcaaaatttgtatttcatatatcaaaatattaataatgagttacaataaattattttttatattttactgaAATACcgtaatataataaatttaaatagtatTTAAATGCTTTTTTTAGTTTACTGTACCATATCTAAAAAGagcattttatttattaaaagcagTTTTCGATAGCAACACCAAAAATTTAAATCTATTAAACTAGCCCTAAGTCACAAGTTCATACAattcgattaaataaattattaaaaaatcataaaaatgttttaaaaaaataaaaaccaatttgataaattttttagcCTGGTTCAACTAACTTGTACCGGTTCATGGATCAATCGGTTTGACGCATCTATTCAGACTGATACTCCGGCCAATCAGTTCAATCCAGTCCAAACAACTATGACTCTAAGTCTCTACATtttgtacatttgaaatttagtgctcatgcttttattttcaagaatttaatctatctactttataaatttaaaaacccATTTCCAAATCATATATAACCacgtaatattttaattgaaaagtgaacgatattaactattttaactaattaataacattataaaaatatagagaccaaattatggtagaaattaaaatataaagattaactATTTTAAGTAAGTTGCAATCTGAACTACACTACTTACCCGCAAATACTTTCTCCACGAAAGGTTAGATATAAATTGATGAAAACAAATCAATTTACTTACAACTTTGCATTCAAATAACAGTTGCTAATATTCACTTGTCTATCGTAACCTAGATCACTATATATAAAGTACACAAGGCTTGTAGAAATACAATCAAGGTCCCCAAAAGTAGCATTCCAGTCTTTAATAAAGAATATAACTTGAGAGATCTCATTATCAAACATGGGACATCAAGTATATTGAAAGTATTGTTCAATCGACTTGATTCTTGCAAGAATATTTTTAAGAATAGGCTGATAAGGAGCTAAAAATCCTTATCGTTCACCGAGAAAAATCCG includes:
- the LOC107929234 gene encoding protein DETOXIFICATION 49, producing the protein MCCKQGLDHGKVTSIEVQETDMLATLLNPKNPTPQKTCLSLVIEEAKCISNIALPMVLTGLLLYSRSMISMLFLGRLGELALAGGSLAIGFANITGYSVLSGLAMGMEPICGQAFGAKRYKLLGLTMQRMILVLLLTSILIASLWSNMKKILLFCGQDENIANEAHSYILYCLPDLLAQSFLHPLRTYLRAQSITLPLTYCSTLAILLHIPINYLLVSVLNLGIKGVALGSIWTNFNLVLSLIVYVKISGVYKKTWGGISCECLKGWKDLLNLSIPSCISVCLEWWWYEIMILLCGLLLNPQATVASMGILIQTTSLIYIFPSSLSFGVSTRVGNELGANNPNKAKLAAIVGLSSSSMIGLSALLFAILVRKKWATMFTQDPEIIALTSTVLPILGLCELGNCPQTTGCGVLRGTARPKLGANINLGCFYLIGMPIAVWLSFFVWFDFKGLWLGLLAAQASCMVTMLLVVSRTNWDIQAKRAQELTRAVPVDDNDNNKADSDSKDSSPLLHDINHDKELV